The DNA sequence AACATAGTACCAGGCCTAAGTAAATCTCTTATGAGGCAATAAGACTCGGAGTTTCACTTAAAATAAACAAGATAATTAGATAACGTATCTGAGATTCAAATAGGAGATCATATTGTGAAATATGAATAATAGAACTGCAAAAAGGGACAGATTTGAAAATAGGAAGATGAAAGAGAAACAAATTCAATATTGTACAAGatggagaggaaaagaaagagagagaggtctgTATGGAACTTAAGTATGATCTTAATCCTGCGAAGTAAATCTGAtcagaggaaagaagaagaaagataaaaattaaattgattagcagagagagagagagagagagagagagagaagtcgtTTGAGGTTGCATGGCCTTGTTCAATGGAGGTTTTGGGATGCACCAATAAGGatgagtgatctgattcagattgaaagaactaaaagagctaggggcagacctaaaatagGGTCCATAAGCGACTCAATAAGGTTGTTCTGACCCGAGTTCTGTATCACTAATGCAAAACTATTCTGTTACATTTCTTCCTTAATGTGATATAAGTTGCTCTTGACCCACTATGCTTTAGGTGGCACTGGTTCATACTGTGTAAAACAtacctttttatttataaatttaatgcattttattgttcaattttctttttatcatttGTAGGCTCCATTAATAGATCTTGACTAAAGATTAGCCAATTAGATTGTCTTAACATCTCAAGAGGTTGAATCTCTTTTGGTGGCTAAGCATACACTGATGATAATCTCTGTAAAAAATGTTATTATAAATTATCAAATTACTCTATCATGCCAAGGAATATGGTGGCAGGATTAATAGGAGAGATGGATCCAGGATTTTCACTCTCTGGCTTTGCTTGTAGCTTGTGGAGACCATCCACACACTGGCCACAGGAAAGAAATTTCTGACTTTGCCATTGACATGCTTTTCATCACCATGCCAAACCTGCTTTTATGGTCTCTCAATTAACCATCATTATTTCCATATTTGTGAGACTGCaaataatcaaagtataatGTTGTAGAGATTTAAGTGAAGCTCCAACTTTTCTTCTGTGTGGCTTTTTTGACTCTTGTGGTATAGCTCTATAAGGCCATTTAGTATAGTAGGCCTTTCTTTTATTACTAAAATACTGAGTTAGCAGTATGAAAGAAAGGATATTCATGAATTATGTTCAAATAGTATTATACAGAAATCATGACACACTGTATTAAACCAACACCTCGTCAGTTGCAGTTAACACCTGCTTGTATCAAGAACaacgacaagaagaagaagaggcagcCGCCCTTCTTGGTGGGTCCAACTTCAATTGCTAACCCCACATTTTGGATGTCTCTGGTTCAAAGGGTTAAGAGTTCCATCCCATTCCTGCAGATGTTTCCAGTTTAGACATAGAGATCCTCTATGCTGGTCTAGAGAAGCAGCTTTCCTTGATGttccatattttcttcttttgtcttCTCTCAGGTTACCTCTTCTCCTGTCTCTTCTACACTAAGAGAACAGTGGTAGTGGCAAGACCTTTGCCTTTTCTTCCCCCAAAACTCTCAACATACCAGGCTTCAGTCCGATTTAATATTTTGGTTAGTAGATTCATTTTATCATGATAGTTCATTTGTATTTTAGGCAAATCGCAACAATTAATGCTTGGGTAAATTTCAGTGTGTATTTGGATTTGACCAAACTGCTGTCATTGCTAGGCTGCCATCTGGACAACCATATATACTTTGTCAGCtttttaggcttttttttttttctctttatttgcaGCATTGCTTCATTtgaaaattgttgatgatttaatgttCTATTTAGTTAAGTTAGCAGTAAGTTATAATTGTCTTGCCAACCAGATGCTGTTTAATACTAGTCAAACAGTTGCACACTAACTGCTTGTTTAATTGGCAAAAAAATTCAGTTAACAAATCTATTGCTAATTTTGTATTTATGGGTAGGATCTTGCAATGAAGAATGGTAATGGAGGCAACCTGCAACAACTGTTTCAGAGGCTGGTAGGAGTGATCTGTGATGTCTTGCAAAGGCTGTTGTTTATGGTGCTCTCAGTAGGTCCCATCCCCAACCACATTGCCTTCATTATGGATGGGAACCGAAGGTATGCCAAGTGCAGAAAACTTGGTCCAGGTGCTGGTCACACGGCTGGGTTTTCATCTCTCATCCGTGTTCTTGAATGTTGTTATAAGATAGGGGTGAAGTATGTAACTGTCTATGCTTTCAGTATAGACAACTTCAAGAGGGACCCTAGTGAAGTTCAGTCCATTATGGATTTGATGCTGGAAAAAATTGATGAGTTGCTTAAGGAAGAAAGCATTGTGAATAGTCATGGGATTAGAATTAATTTCTTTGGTAATTTGAAGCTCTTGAGCGAGCCTGTAAGGATGGCAGCTGAGAAAGCAATGGCAGCAACTGCCAAGAACACTAATGTAGTGTTCTCAGTTTGTGTTGCTTATACTTCTACTAATGAAATTGTCCATGCTGTTCAAGAATCATGCAAGGAGAAATTGGCACAAGTTCAAGTAAATTCAAATGTCAATGGTGGAATAAGAGATTCTTTCAGAGGATACACTAGGCTTTCAGAGGAAGAATTTTCCATTACTCCGGGTGATTTGGAGAGGCATATGTATTTAGCAGAGTGCCCAGATCCTGACCTCTTGATTAGGACATCTGGGGAGACTCGCCTGAGCAATTTCCTTCTTTGGCAGACTACTTTCTGCTATCTGTATGTTCTAGATGCTCTTTGGCCAGAGATCTCACCATGGTGGCTGGGATGGGTGATCTTGCATTACCAAAGAGCAAAACCTTGCATAGCTAAAAGGAAGGCGTTGTTATAACTTCTGTTTCTTTGTGTATGTGCACCTGTTGTACCATTAAACTCCAATAATTATTTAATGCCAATATATGAGTAACTGAATGACACTTACTATATCCTTACAGTGAACATCCACTTTTGATGAGAAGATAATGctttacttttatttattttctattctttgtAATTATGCtattgctatatatatatatatatatatatatatatatttatttatacaAGCTAGCATATGCTGAACTCAATGGAGGCTATCTTTCTTGATTTGTTCTTTCTGTGAGAAACCTGATAATGTAGAGCTAGGATTGGCAAGGCCAACCTAATCCCGAAGTGCAGGATACTCTAAAAGAACAACTACAATATGATGAAGGGTCATGATATCAATCTTGGAATTATGGTTTTCTGGGATCAGATCCGAAGCATATATAAAAGTCTAGTTTAGATAATGAAATATAGTCACAATATGGAAAATATGTTTGAACACCAAAGAAATCAGAAGCAAACAGATTCATGCTATCGATTTCATGAGACTTTCAATAACTCAAAATCAGGTGGTCCAATTAGGCTAAAGTTTTGATCGAGTGTCACAATAGGGGAGGTGCATCTTCGATCCAAATTTGAGCCTAATCAAATGATTGGTTTGTCCAAGAGAGAAGGATTGGAGAGAAAGAAATACTGGAATTTCTGGCCAGAACTGAGAAAAGACTAGATTCAAATATATGTTGGCAGTTGCAGTAGTAGTAGATCTTTgagtcaacaacaacaacaaactaaaccttatctcaacttaatgagGTCCGCTGAATGGATCCAAACATATTAACAATGGGACATGACAGATCAACAATGAAAAATGCAATATGAAAAGCGAGAGGTGACAGATGAAAAGTAgcaaagtaagaggaaagagaacaCAACCAACAAGATCAGGAGAATCTCATCTATTTAGGGTCGGCCACATGGATTCGtgctctccaataggctctatacAAGATCATACTTGGTATGAGGCCAAAGCAATAGATCTTTGAGTAATGGAAAAACTAAGAAAATGgctagaagaagaggacctcttgGGCTTTACACCACAGAGTGTCAACTAGATCGAACACTAGTTCCACAAGTAGAAGCTAGTAATTTAGTTTGTCAAAATCGTTGGAGCTATGGGAGCCTCCATGCTTGTATTTATAGTTAAGACAAAAGTGGGGCAAGTCCTCCAATTTAGAAAGtatcaaaaaatagaaacttctaattGGTTGCGTATTACATAAgtttctaaaaactgaaaataaaaagaaactaaagaagTAAACTAATGACTGGACTTAACTAATAATTTAACCCCTAAGAAATTAAAAAGGTTAAAAACTAAAATTGTAccaactaaaatggaaactaatgaaaaatgaaacaaactaGTTAATCTTGTATGTAACCATAATATACCtagtttaggcccattaaagtggtttACTACACTCAAAATATACACTCAAAATATATGGgataaaaaatccaatatgTATAGAAcgcaaccctaggcttattcctaataaaacaaacctaTTTCAGTGATGAATTTGCATGACATGATTACTATTAAATATCATCCATAAAATGGCACCCGCCCATCCctaccctttccccatccaaaaGGAAAAAGTGGGGGGCAAGAATGAAAGCAGTTTTGAATTGCCATGTCCTGCATTGAACAGGCTGAAATTTGTAAACCCCTCTTTTGTTAGATTACTGAAACTGCAAATGGATGTTTTATAAAGTTCCAACGACAAATTTCTTGAATCTGGCTtcctatcaattttttttttccattctgtTGTCCAGAATTTTATACCAATTTCTTTATCTTTTACCGTCTATATCTTCAGTCTTATCTGGATTTCCAGAGGTGGATTCTACCGAATTTTTTAGAGATGTGAGGCCTTATTCAAATCAAGGtgattaatttctttattagcGATTCCTAGATTTTCAATGCATGGCTTTCAGACAGTCGCCCATTGTTCTCATCAatatttttgtttgatttttttcttaatgttgGAAATAGCATGAGCAATTGATACCTAATGGGTTTTTGTACCGAGGACTGGttttgtagcgtacaaggatctTCATGGAATAGCCTGAATTCAGTTATTGGTTGCTTCTTGTCTTCCAACCTTTTAGGAAGATGGTGATTAACATTTAGTTTTCAAGCCATTAACTTGGTTGATGTATTGATTTGCAACAATAACAtgtttagtcttttttttttttttcttttaatgagtgaggaccattcaacttttattgaaaataatgaataacactaaacaccccgtctAAATGACATAAGAAGGTAAGAGAAAtagaactcaaaaccacacgcttcctaaggCAAAGATCACTTGCCAACTTGACTACCCATCTGTTCAGtccatttacccccccccccccccccctcccgcCAAACATTTACGAATGAAAGTGCCACACATTTTCCGGattaaacttgtgtaaattTTACGTCTCTTTTGTCCATAAAATGTTTCCTAAAATATTTTTGGCTTTGCTCAACACAAGTTCTTGAAAATAACCAAAGCAAGGCCAGGAGAGGGATGGCTTTGAGAGCTTCGAATCTCCGCCACAATGAGTCCCAGCTCAAACTGCTGCACTAGATCAATTGAGGTCGCTGGCATGGAGTCTCTGCAACTCCATTCGGTTGATGTCCTCTGATGGAGAAGATCATCTCGATAGGGAAGAAGTGATTGATATCGTTCTTGGAATTTTCAAGAGCTTCCTCAAGGTTGACCCTTCCTAGGTCAGTTTATTATCAGAACACTTTCATTGGTCTCCTAATTATCCTAAATGCCAGCTTTCCTTTTTGATGTCTTTGATTTCCCGATTTActattgtctttattttccttcctgGTTGATTATTCCTCCATTTATCAGGGTTTGTGCCAATGAAATGATaaatgattttgttttattgttatattttattctcctttatgttttaaattttaattttttgagtggTTGTGTTGtccttttttccctctttttttctgtttcttctgtGATGTTTGATCTTATCCTAGTTTGTACTGGCAATGGTTTGAGATAGCTAAAGTTCAGTCGCGGGGAAGTTGTAAAGACTGGGCAGACAGCAAAattttgccttttcttttaGTTGGATCATGTAAAAGGTGAGCTGACTTTATCAAATATAGTTGGAAGGAGATAGGAAATCCTTCTTAAATGGCATCTTTTACTATCCTTCTGATCCGTCGTTTGAGTGGTTAGGAACTTCTTCTAATGAAGAATTTCTATCTACCCTTGCCTCTTCCCCCTCCCTTTCTAGTCTCAACTTTTATTAGTTTCTCCGACTCCGGGAAGGAAACAAGAACACTAGATTTTCTGGACCAGAAGTAAATTCTCGGATCACTGGATGCCCCCCTTTCGTCTGTCTTCTCCACTTATGTCGATCTTCTCAACTCCTCCAAATTTATCCATATCATCCGTCCTCCCAACTTCCAAACCAAAAATTAGCTATTCTGCTTTCTATGTATTTGCGTTGAACTTAAAAAGAGACAACAAAACCAGATCACTATCATCGATGGGGTGAGTTATTGGCAACGCATGACACAAAGCATCATGTTCTTGCCTTTCATTTACTACTCAAAACTAAACTCGTCAGCCCATGTAAACAGATTTTAAAAGGaagaaactaattaagaaaTACTAGATATATATAAGGAGGAAAGAAGTTTTGGTTTACACATACGACTTTGATGATTGTGAAGAttaccaaaacaaaataaaaaaagagaataaagggacttcatgattgtgatattcacaTCTGAAAATGTTTCTCATCCGATGATTATCTAATTGTACTCTTCTGCTTATTATTGAGAAGGATTATCGGGTTTCTTGGTATTTGCATGCCCCGAACCTTCCTACTTAACTCTTTTCAATCCTATATCGGCCAGTACATATCAGTATCTCTGGTACCTGATACTGATACGATCTCAATATGGATCAGGAGTATTGGGCATTTAGGCTCGTATCTTCTCTTCTGTAGTATGTTTACATGAGTGGTGGGCATTGAGCCCATATCTTTCCCAATTGGTTTTGGATGATCCAACTAGGCATATACACAACGATGTCCTTTGTTTCGTTTGTTTCTGTGGTATTGATAAATGAAACCAGATATGGGATTAGTTGAAAGTTAAAATTATGAAGAGACTGATGTTTTGATATAAAGAATGGgaatgctttatttatttatttattttttggtagaaagagaaTTGGAAGTTGAACAGGTAAATTTCATAAAGTTATGATGTGTAGGAGCTGTGACTGGCAAGCCTGTGCAGGGGATGCAGGAAGTATGATAAAATAACACATGCTCAGGGAAATTAGATTTAAGGTATATAGAACTAGGTGTAGGATGATGCTGTGTTTTGACTTCTGCTTCCAGGGGTTGGATTGGAACTTGATTGCAACTTATAATTTAATCAATAGCTTATAGTAAATTAGAAAATTAGGACTCTTATGGAACCAGTCAGATGGCTTAAGAGGAATGAATTTCTCCTGAAATTTTGATTGAGGTGGGGTGCTTCTAGCTGTTGGAAGAAATCTGACGTGAAGTCTTGCTTTCAAGTAATTGTATGAAGTCTTCTTAGCAGAGGGTAGTTAAGTAGTCAGTTTTGAGGACATTTGTTGTATGCAAGGAGTTTGTAGCCATCATGCTCTCCTATAGCAGGGGTTTTCGTCTTGTCTAATTATCTAATTATAGTTATACGA is a window from the Macadamia integrifolia cultivar HAES 741 chromosome 5, SCU_Mint_v3, whole genome shotgun sequence genome containing:
- the LOC122079822 gene encoding dehydrodolichyl diphosphate synthase CPT3-like isoform X1, translated to MFHIFFFCLLSGYLFSCLFYTKRTVVVARPLPFLPPKLSTYQASVRFNILDLAMKNGNGGNLQQLFQRLVGVICDVLQRLLFMVLSVGPIPNHIAFIMDGNRRYAKCRKLGPGAGHTAGFSSLIRVLECCYKIGVKYVTVYAFSIDNFKRDPSEVQSIMDLMLEKIDELLKEESIVNSHGIRINFFGNLKLLSEPVRMAAEKAMAATAKNTNVVFSVCVAYTSTNEIVHAVQESCKEKLAQVQVNSNVNGGIRDSFRGYTRLSEEEFSITPGDLERHMYLAECPDPDLLIRTSGETRLSNFLLWQTTFCYLYVLDALWPEISPWWLGWVILHYQRAKPCIAKRKALL
- the LOC122079822 gene encoding dehydrodolichyl diphosphate synthase CPT3-like isoform X2, which translates into the protein MKNRECSIPSHLLLTTDNKGSIQQFKFNRNTQDLAMKNGNGGNLQQLFQRLVGVICDVLQRLLFMVLSVGPIPNHIAFIMDGNRRYAKCRKLGPGAGHTAGFSSLIRVLECCYKIGVKYVTVYAFSIDNFKRDPSEVQSIMDLMLEKIDELLKEESIVNSHGIRINFFGNLKLLSEPVRMAAEKAMAATAKNTNVVFSVCVAYTSTNEIVHAVQESCKEKLAQVQVNSNVNGGIRDSFRGYTRLSEEEFSITPGDLERHMYLAECPDPDLLIRTSGETRLSNFLLWQTTFCYLYVLDALWPEISPWWLGWVILHYQRAKPCIAKRKALL
- the LOC122079822 gene encoding dehydrodolichyl diphosphate synthase CPT3-like isoform X3, which encodes MKNGNGGNLQQLFQRLVGVICDVLQRLLFMVLSVGPIPNHIAFIMDGNRRYAKCRKLGPGAGHTAGFSSLIRVLECCYKIGVKYVTVYAFSIDNFKRDPSEVQSIMDLMLEKIDELLKEESIVNSHGIRINFFGNLKLLSEPVRMAAEKAMAATAKNTNVVFSVCVAYTSTNEIVHAVQESCKEKLAQVQVNSNVNGGIRDSFRGYTRLSEEEFSITPGDLERHMYLAECPDPDLLIRTSGETRLSNFLLWQTTFCYLYVLDALWPEISPWWLGWVILHYQRAKPCIAKRKALL